The following is a genomic window from Leptospira kirschneri serovar Cynopteri str. 3522 CT.
CAAAGACGTGAAAGTATATGACAAATACTTAAACTGGAAAGGTAATGTGGACTTTGCAGGTAACTTACCCCATTTGAACCCGAGTGATCCAAATTCGGTTAGGTTCCATGTAGATTACACGGACAAGTTTGCAAATGAACGAGGTTACAACTTTGAAAAAGATGGGAATGGTAAAACGAAGACACATACAGTTAACGTAGATGGGGAAAGTCGTAGTTATATCAATACAACAGACGGCGGTCGAGTGTTGCTTGGATATACTGCATCGACGCAAAGAGAAACGTATTACCAGGATTTAACAGCAAATAATAAAAAGATAATATATGAATTACCGAAATCGGGAGATCACTTAGATCAATCAGGGATTTGTAATTCAGCGGCGCCTGGAACTGTAATGCGTGGACTTGGATTTAAGATGACGGATGCCCAAGTTCATGATTTTGGCCGTTCTCAGATAATGATAGCGAGAGAGATCCAAGAATACGGTGTAACGCTTGCAAACAAAAAGAACCCGGATGGAATCAAACCGAGTGGAATCACCATTGAGAAAATATCTGAGAAGGCATTGTCTCATTTTGGTTTTGAAATTCCACAAAAGGGATCTATTTACAATGATGTGAAGAAGCCAACGATACCAAAGCGTGAGGACTTTGATTCTGATTTCGCCTTAGAGCAAGAGATGAGAGGGCACAATAACAAACTTGAAGCTCGAGCCAAAAGTTCCTTGGATAAAGTGAAACCTTGGATCATTGATCAGATTAAACATGGAAACGCTGTTGTAGCGGGAGGAGATTTTACCGGTTCCGGTCACGTAGTGACAATTGTAGGATATGATTCAAAAGGATATATAGTACATGATTCCTGGGGAGATGCGATGAAAAATTACAACAAAGCATCGGTGACATCAGGACAATACGTGCATTACCCATTTGACAAATTTTCGCTTGGATATGGATATACTTTAAGGAAGAAGAAATAGGAGATTAGTATGAAGTTTGTATATTCGTTTTTTGTATTGTTCCTTTTGACTACGAGCGTTTCGCTTTCTGCGCAAGAAGACAAGTATTCAATCAGTGATTGTATTGGCAAAGATGGAAACCCTGAGTTGTACAAAATCCCGAAGATGAAGGAAGGAGATGTAATCAAAGGGACTTGGTATGACATCTTTTCCGGTACGCCCGGCGATGCTGTGGATTGGGCCAGTAGTTTTTTCAAACATCCAAAAATTGCATCAAAATATTCTAATGCAACAAAGCCAAAGGATTTTGTAAAACTCAAAGAATGGGCGGAGTCAACTTGCGGAAAATCTGCCCCTTATGGTATTCAATACAATGAAATGCATTCAGCTTGCTTTGATTTGTCCAAGAACAAAGGAATTGGGGAGATTATACTTTCTCCGATTACTTTAGAAGAAAAAAATATTTACTTTCAGTTATCTTTTATAACAAAAGACAATTTTATTAACAAGCTATTTACTCAGATTTCCTTTCCTAAAAAAGTACGTTTTTACTTTTTGATCCCAGAAGAACTGGAAGGTGGTCCGCGAGGAGGGAAGATATTCAAAAACTTAAAATTGGTTTCTTCCCAAGAAGCAGAAATTCCGTTTAAAGAAGGTTATTTGAAGGTTCCGATCCAATCGTATGACAAGATACGGAGCCAGTTCAAAGTAGATCGAAAAAAAGTATATCATGATAACATTATCGTTGCGACTGAAATTCTGGAAATCTATGAATCGAAAGGAAACGGAGAGGATTCAAAAACCTGCATCGATGAAATATCAAACAACTTGGGCGAGAAATATTACCAAAGAGAACTGATGAAACCATGAAAGTAGTATGACTAACTCCAAAAAAAGGCCCGCTTTTTTAAAGAAGCGGGTTTAAGTTGTGTTTTGCTTAATAATGGATTTGGGAAATATTAAGAACAGTGATTTTAAAATAAAGAGAAA
Proteins encoded in this region:
- a CDS encoding polymorphic toxin-type HINT domain-containing protein, coding for GRIRREFEQHSVGTEKHSRNVALEKNDESSSEVQSSEWVKVEDLRLRDQVLRSDGSWGTVTGIYYYNTEPTKVYNLEVEDNHTYVVGGDTFGIGYVVHNYDQRMRDTLAKVKTSITDRIAQATERESFDFEGSTWVKKGGEPILDKKGKPIKDKYQPVYYESASNQYHKNDRLYIEPTSDGKDIQLRQVQREGEYYKDVKVYDKYLNWKGNVDFAGNLPHLNPSDPNSVRFHVDYTDKFANERGYNFEKDGNGKTKTHTVNVDGESRSYINTTDGGRVLLGYTASTQRETYYQDLTANNKKIIYELPKSGDHLDQSGICNSAAPGTVMRGLGFKMTDAQVHDFGRSQIMIAREIQEYGVTLANKKNPDGIKPSGITIEKISEKALSHFGFEIPQKGSIYNDVKKPTIPKREDFDSDFALEQEMRGHNNKLEARAKSSLDKVKPWIIDQIKHGNAVVAGGDFTGSGHVVTIVGYDSKGYIVHDSWGDAMKNYNKASVTSGQYVHYPFDKFSLGYGYTLRKKK